The genome window CACGCGCGCCGGATCGGAAAATGCCGTGATCATCACGAAGGGCAGGAAACGGTTCGGCGATTCCTTGTGCTTGCGCACCCAGCGCAGCAACATTGCGCCGTCGACCGGATGCATCACCCAGTCGGACAGAATGGCGTCGACCCGGCTGGCCCCGGCCGCGGCCGGGTCGCGCGAAACGGTGCGCAGAAGATCGATCGCCTCCGCCCCATTGGATGCCCGCAGGATGTTCCCGACGCCGAAAGTCCTCAGGACCGAGGCCAGCAGGCCCCGAATCTGCATCTGATCCTCGACGATCAGGATCGTGGTATGTTTCAGACCGCTCATCGTTCAATCGGACTTTAACCGGGTTCCCGATCGAAGCCATGCAGTTTCTGTGCCTTCGACGGCATTTCCGCCGACCCCGCCTTCCGTCGGTGCGCGCCCGTCACCCGGCGGCCTTCTTCTGCGCCATAAGGCACAGCCAGTCATGCCCGATCGTCGCTGCCGCGATGGCGGTGATCTCGGCATTGTCATAGGCGGGGGCAACTTCAACCACATCCGCCCCGACCCAGTCTATGCCGCCCAGATTTCGAACGATCTCCAGGGCCTGGGCGCTGGACAGGCCGCCTGCCACCGGTGTGCCGGTGCCCGGCGCGAAGGCCGGGTCCAGACAGTCGATATCGAAGGTCATATAGGCCGGTCCGTCTGTACCGACGATTTCCAAGGTGCGATCGATCACCGCCTGAACGCCGTTCTTGTGAACCCAGGGTGCGTTCAATTCGGTAAACCCGTAATCGTCGTCATTCCAGGTCCGCAGGCCGATCTGGACGGATTTTTCGGGAATGACGATGCCCTCCTTGGCGGCCCGCGCAAACATCGATCCGTGATCCAGACGCTTGCCGTCGTCCGGCCAGGTATCGCAATGCGCGTCGAAATGGACCAGCCGGACCGGACCGTACTTTTCCGCATAGGCCCGCAGGATCGGGTAGGTCACGAAGTGGTCGCCGCCGAGACACAGGGTGGCCGTATCCTGGGCCAGGATACCGGCAATGTCCTTGGTGATCACGTCGGGCGCCTCGACGCCGTAACCCCAGTCGAAATAGACGTCGCCCCAGTCGACCACGGCCAGCGTGTCGAACGGGTCGAAGCCGAAGGGAAACGCCTTCAGTTCGGCCAGTTGCACCGATCCGGCCCGGATCGCGCGCGGGCCCAGCCGGGCACCGGGCCGATAGGAGGTCGCCAGGTCGAAGGGAATGCCGACAACCGCGACATCCGCATGCGTCAGATCGCGCGTATACTTGCGTCGCAGGAAACTCAGGGCCCCGGAATAGGTGCCGTCCAGGCCGCGGCCGGTGGCCGATTCCGCTCGGAACGCCTGATCCCCGTCGATTTCCACCGAATGCGATGGCATGCGCCGTCTCCCCCAAAAAAAACCTGTGCAAACAACAAGGTCGCGAGTGTGCGTCCCTAACCGACGGTTCGCAAGGGACTAACAACGTGGGAAAAGTTTGATGAGGGTCTTTTTTGCAGTGCAAAGGACACTATCTAGTTTACTTCCTTTTTTGAGCGCGGTTTCCGAGAGGACGAGGACGATGGGGAAAACGGCTATGGCGGCTTTGGCCGCCGTCTTGCTATTGGCGACGGCCTGTGACGATGCGAGCCAGCAGAGCCAGGGCGGCGGCGGTGGTGCGCCGCCACCTCCAGCGGTCACGGTTTCCGCGCCGCTGGTCCAGCCGCTGATCGAATGGGACGAGTTCACCGGCCGTTTCGAGGCGGTCGAGGATGTCGTTGTCCGGGCGCGGGTCACCGGCTATGTCCAGGAAATCCACTTCGACGACGGGCAGCTGGTCGAAAAGGGCCAGCTGCTGTTCACCATCGATCCGCGCACCTATGAAGCCGACGTGGCCGCCGCCAATGCCGCTCTCGTGTCGGCACAGGCGGCCCAGCGCCTCGCGACGGACAATCTGAACAGATCCGAGAAACTGGTCTCCGGCCGGACGATCTCGGAATCCACGCTGGATCAGGCGCGACAGGAAAAGGCGTCTGCCGATGCCGCGGTCCAGGCGGCGCGCGCCACGCTGGCACGGGCCCGGCTGGATGTCGAATTCACTGAGGTTCGGTCCCCGATTTCCGGGCGGATTTCGGATGCGCGCGTCGATGTCGGCGACCTCGTGATCGGCGACAACAACCCGACCGAACTGACCCGTGTCGTTACCATCGATCCCATGTATTTCACGTTCGAACTCAGCGAACGCGATTACCTGGGCTACCAGCGCTCACGGCTGAAGGGCGACATGGCCCAGGCCCGCGACGGCTCGGTCCAGGTCGAACTGCAATTGTCCGATGAGGATGACTGGACCCGCGCGGGGGCGATCGACTTTGTCGATAACACGGTCAATCGCGGAACGGGGACGATCCGGCTGCGTGCCGTCGTGCCGAATGCGGATGGGGTCATCACCCCCGGGCTGTTCGGCCGTCTTCGGTTGCCGGGATCGCCGATCTATGACGCGATTCTGGTGCCGGATTCGATCATTCTCAGCGACCAGTCTCAGAAGCTGGTTCTGGCGGTCAATCAGGACAATGTCGTCGAGGCGGTACCGGTTCGCCTGGGCCCGCGTGAACTGGGGCTGCGCATCATCCGCTCCGGACTGACGCCGGAACACCGCATCATCATCTCCGGTGTCCAGAAGGCCCGCCCGGGCATGACGGTGGCGCCGCAGGACGGCCGGATCGAGCTCCCGAAACCTCAGGGCGCCGGCGGCGATCAGTAAGGCTGAGCGACAATGAAAATCTCGCATTTCTTTATCGACCGGCCGATCTTCTCGGCGGTCCTGTCGATCCTGCTGCTCGTGCTCGGCGGGATATCGATGCTGGGTCTGCCGATCTCGCAGTATCCGGAAGTCGCGCCGCCGACCATCCAGGTCACGGCCAGCTATCCGGGCGCGTCGGCGGAAACCGTTGCCGAAACCGTCGCCGCCCCGATCGAGCAGGAAATCAACGGGGTGGAGAACATGCTCTACCTCACCTCCCAGGCGACCGGGGATGGAAATGTCACGATCACGGTGACATTCGAACTGGGCACCGATCTGGATGCCGCGCAGGTCCTGGTGCAGAACCGGGTCGCGGTCGCGCTGCCGCGCCTGCCGCAATCGGTGCGCAATCTGGGCGTCACGACGCGCAAGAATTCGCCGAACCTGATGATGGTCGTCCATATGCTGTCGCCGGACGACTCCCTGGACCAGCTCTATATCTCCAACTACGCCTTCCTGCAGGTGAAGGACGTGATCGCGCGCCTGGACGGTGTCGGCGACGTGCGCATCTTCGGTGCGCGGGAATATTCCATGCGGGTCTGGCTGGATCCGGAACGGATGGCGTCGCTGGGCCTCATCGTCGAGGACGTGATCGCCGCGGTGCAGAACCAGAACGTCCAGGTGGCGGCCGGGGTGGTCGGGGAGGAACCGCTGCCCAATGCGGTCGATTTCCGCCTGAACGTCGAAACCCAGGGGCGGCTGGTCGAGCCGAAGGAATTCGAGAAGATCATCGTCAAGCGTGGGGAGGACGGCAGCGTCACCCGGATGCGCGATATCGGCCGGGTGGAAATTGGTGGATACGACTATTCCACCAACTCCTATCTGGATGGAAAGCCGGCGGTTGCCATCGCCATCTTCCAGCGCCCGGGCAGCAACGCCCTCGCGACGTCGGATGCGGTGATTCAGAGCTTCGAGGAATTGAGCGAGGCCTTCCCGAAGGGCATGGCTTACAGCATCGTCTACAACCCGACGGAATTCATCGAACAGTCCATCGACGCCGTCGTCGAGACGATCTTCGAGGCGGTCGTACTGGTCGTGATCGTGATCGTGCTGTTCCTGAAGACCTGGCGTGCGGCGATCATCCCCATCGTTGCGATCCCGGTCTCGCTGATCGGCACTTTCCTGGTCATGGCGATGATCGGCTATTCGCTGAACAGCCTGTCGCTCTTTGCCATGGTCCTGGCCATCGGGATTGTCGTCGACGACGCCATTGTCGTGGTCGAGAATGTGGAACGGAACCTGCGCCGGGGCCTGTCGCCGCGTGAGGCCGCGCGCCAGACCATGACCGAGGTTTCGACCGCGCTGATCGCGATTTCCCTTGTCCTTCTGGCGGTCTTCATCCCGACCGCCTTCGTCCCGGGAATCGCCGGGCAGTTCTATGCCCAGTTCGCGGTCACCATCGCGACCTCGACGCTGATCTCGCTGATCGTGTCGCTGACCCTGTCGCCGGCACTGGCGGCGCTGCTGCTGCGGGAGGAGGATGCCTCGGAGAAGCCGTCGCTGATCATGCGGCCCGTGCACGCCTTCTTCCGGCTGTTCGACAAGGGCTTCGATTCCCTGGCCAACGGCTATGGCGCGATGGTCGGCAAGCTGGTGCGCATCCCGATCATCGTGTTGATCATCTATGGCGGCCTGATCTACGCCGCGGTCGACATTTTCCGCACGACGCCGGGCGGTTTCGTGCCGGAAATGGACCAGGGCTACTTCATCGTCGTGGTGCAGACTCCGTCCGGCGCCGCCTTGAGCCGAACCGATACGGTGGTCCAGGATCTCAGCACGAAACTGCGTGGAATCGACGGCATCTCCCATACCGTTGCCTTTGCGGGGTTCGATGGGGCGACCTTTACCAATGCGTCGAATGCCGCGGCGATCTTCACCCCGCTGCTGCCGTTCAAGGAGCGGATTGAAAAGGGTATCGACGCGAACGCGATCTACGGTCAGATGTGGGGGATCGCCTCGCAGGTCCAGGACGCGGTCGTTTTCGTAATCAAGCCTCCGCCGATCCAGGGCATTGGCACCGGGGGCGGGTTCAAGATGTATGTGCTGGATCAGCGCGGGCGAGGGCCGGAGGCGCTGGAAGCCGCGGCACAGCAGCTCGCGGGCGCCGCGAATGCCGACCCGGGGCTGACGCAGGTCTTTACCTTCTTCAATACGCGTACGCCCAAGATCTACGCCGATATCGACCGGCATAAGGCGGAAATCCTGAACGTGCCACTGGAACGTGTCTTCTCGACCCTGGAGACGTTCCTGGGCTCGTCCTATGTGAACGACATCAATCTGTTCGGCCGCACCTTCCGTGTGCGCGTACAGGCCGATGCGGAATTCCGTGACGATCCGTCCGATATCGGGAAATTGTGGACCCGGAACCTGGATGGCGACATGGTGCCGCTGTCCGCCCTGGCGAAGCTTGAGGACCGGACGGGCCCGTATCGCGTCGCGCGCTACAATCTTTTCCCTGGCGCCGCGGTGCAGGGGGCGACCGTGCCCGGGGTCTCCACCGGTGAGGCCATTGTCCGGATGGAAGCGCTGGCGGATCAGGTCCTGCCGGACGGGTTCAGCTATCAGTGGACGGAACTGGCCTATCAGGAGAAGCAGGCCGGGGATACCGCGATCTATGTCTTCGCGGCGGCCGTCCTGTTCGTCTTCCTGCTGCTGGCGGCACAGTATGAAAGCTGGCTGCTGCCCCTGGCGGTGATCCTGATCGTGCCGATGTGTCT of Alphaproteobacteria bacterium contains these proteins:
- the speB gene encoding agmatinase produces the protein MPSHSVEIDGDQAFRAESATGRGLDGTYSGALSFLRRKYTRDLTHADVAVVGIPFDLATSYRPGARLGPRAIRAGSVQLAELKAFPFGFDPFDTLAVVDWGDVYFDWGYGVEAPDVITKDIAGILAQDTATLCLGGDHFVTYPILRAYAEKYGPVRLVHFDAHCDTWPDDGKRLDHGSMFARAAKEGIVIPEKSVQIGLRTWNDDDYGFTELNAPWVHKNGVQAVIDRTLEIVGTDGPAYMTFDIDCLDPAFAPGTGTPVAGGLSSAQALEIVRNLGGIDWVGADVVEVAPAYDNAEITAIAAATIGHDWLCLMAQKKAAG
- a CDS encoding efflux RND transporter periplasmic adaptor subunit gives rise to the protein MGKTAMAALAAVLLLATACDDASQQSQGGGGGAPPPPAVTVSAPLVQPLIEWDEFTGRFEAVEDVVVRARVTGYVQEIHFDDGQLVEKGQLLFTIDPRTYEADVAAANAALVSAQAAQRLATDNLNRSEKLVSGRTISESTLDQARQEKASADAAVQAARATLARARLDVEFTEVRSPISGRISDARVDVGDLVIGDNNPTELTRVVTIDPMYFTFELSERDYLGYQRSRLKGDMAQARDGSVQVELQLSDEDDWTRAGAIDFVDNTVNRGTGTIRLRAVVPNADGVITPGLFGRLRLPGSPIYDAILVPDSIILSDQSQKLVLAVNQDNVVEAVPVRLGPRELGLRIIRSGLTPEHRIIISGVQKARPGMTVAPQDGRIELPKPQGAGGDQ
- a CDS encoding multidrug efflux RND transporter permease subunit, with protein sequence MKISHFFIDRPIFSAVLSILLLVLGGISMLGLPISQYPEVAPPTIQVTASYPGASAETVAETVAAPIEQEINGVENMLYLTSQATGDGNVTITVTFELGTDLDAAQVLVQNRVAVALPRLPQSVRNLGVTTRKNSPNLMMVVHMLSPDDSLDQLYISNYAFLQVKDVIARLDGVGDVRIFGAREYSMRVWLDPERMASLGLIVEDVIAAVQNQNVQVAAGVVGEEPLPNAVDFRLNVETQGRLVEPKEFEKIIVKRGEDGSVTRMRDIGRVEIGGYDYSTNSYLDGKPAVAIAIFQRPGSNALATSDAVIQSFEELSEAFPKGMAYSIVYNPTEFIEQSIDAVVETIFEAVVLVVIVIVLFLKTWRAAIIPIVAIPVSLIGTFLVMAMIGYSLNSLSLFAMVLAIGIVVDDAIVVVENVERNLRRGLSPREAARQTMTEVSTALIAISLVLLAVFIPTAFVPGIAGQFYAQFAVTIATSTLISLIVSLTLSPALAALLLREEDASEKPSLIMRPVHAFFRLFDKGFDSLANGYGAMVGKLVRIPIIVLIIYGGLIYAAVDIFRTTPGGFVPEMDQGYFIVVVQTPSGAALSRTDTVVQDLSTKLRGIDGISHTVAFAGFDGATFTNASNAAAIFTPLLPFKERIEKGIDANAIYGQMWGIASQVQDAVVFVIKPPPIQGIGTGGGFKMYVLDQRGRGPEALEAAAQQLAGAANADPGLTQVFTFFNTRTPKIYADIDRHKAEILNVPLERVFSTLETFLGSSYVNDINLFGRTFRVRVQADAEFRDDPSDIGKLWTRNLDGDMVPLSALAKLEDRTGPYRVARYNLFPGAAVQGATVPGVSTGEAIVRMEALADQVLPDGFSYQWTELAYQEKQAGDTAIYVFAAAVLFVFLLLAAQYESWLLPLAVILIVPMCLLAAMYGVTWRDMSNDILVQIGLVVLVGLAAKNAILIVEFAKQAEEEGMNRFEAAADAARARLRPILMTAFAFILGVTPMAVATGAAAEMRQVLGTAVFSGMVGVTFFGLIFTPVFYTVCRKLAKDTRQKEAAARTVKAGES